CGTCCTGTGTGCGCAAAAGTACGGGCAAACCCAAGGGTGATCGCCGAATCGTCCCAGGTAATCGCCCAGAAACGCCACGCCACAAAGATTTGGACCAGCAGTGCCAAAATCACCAACGCGCGCGAGGCCCAGAGCGCAGATGCTGAGGAATAATTTAGATTCTCGGATCGTTCGGCAACGGAAATACCGGTGTCGGCGAAGAACATGACCGCTTCTCCTGTAAATTAGCGGAGATGCACGGATTTGGTGTTTGGGATACCTGACGAAGTCAGATAATTAAAGAAAAGATTATGGCGACCAAGACAAAGGACTATTACGGAATACTCGGGGTAAAGAAGACCGCGACCGCAGATGAGATTCGCAAAGCGTTCCGCAAGCTCGCGCGCAAGTATCACCCTGATGTGAATCCCGGCGACAAAAAGGCCGAGGAGAAGTTCAAAGAGATCTCAGAAGCGAACGACATCCTCAGCGACGACAAGAAGCGCAAGATCTACGATCAGTTCGGTTTCTACTCCGACTCCATCGATCCCGCGGCCGCTGAAGCTGCAGCTCGCGGTGGCTACAGTGGCCCGGGAGGCTTCGGTGGAGGAGCGCACACCGGCCGAGGGGGTGCTCAGGAAGTCCCCTTCGACTTCGGCGGCTTCGACTTCTCCGATTTCGCCGCGAGCGGCGGTGCTCGCCAGGAATCCGGAAAATCTGGTGGAGGCTTCCGCGACATCTTCAGCCAGATGTTCTCCGGCGGCCGAAACGCCGCCCCGCGCGGCCCCCAGCCCGGAACCGATCTTGAATATCAGGTCGACGTTGATTTCTGGACTGCGATCCGCGGCGGCATCGCTCGACTCGAGATCCAGCGTCAAGAGATCTGCCCCACTTGCAAAGGCAGGTCCACCACCGGCGGCAGCATGGAATGCCCAGAGTGCCACGGCTCCGGACAGGTTACCCAGATGGGCGGCCGCATGAAGTTCAATATTCAGTGCCCACGCTGCGGCGGAAGCGGCAAGGTTCAAAACACCTGCCCCACATGTGATGGTGAAGGTGTCGTCATCCGTAACGAACCGCTGGAGTTCCGTATCAAACCTGGCACCCGCGACGGCCAGCGCATCCGTTTGGCGGGCAAGGGCAACGCCGGGCTCAACGGCGGACCTGCAGGCGATCTTTACCTCATCATCAAGACTGGCACCAATCCCGTCTTCACGCGGACCGGCGACGACATTTATGTAACCGTTCCTGTGACGATCTCCGAGGCAGCCCTCGGAGCGAAAATCGATGTTCCCACCATCGATACCCACGAGGGTGGCGGCAGAACTCAGCTCAAGATTCCACCCGGAACCCAGACGGGCCAGAAGCTGCGCCTGCGCGAGAAGGGCGTTCCCTCTGCTGTTCACGAAGGCAAACGCGGCGACCAGATCGTCGAGGTCAAAATTCTCGTCCCCAAGATCCAGGACGAACGCTCGAAGGAGATTCTGCGCGAATTCGCCAAGCTGAATCCCGAAGATCCCCGCGAAGGACTCTTCACCGGAATCTAATATCATCTTGTACAGCGGGCGGTGAGAAATCTCACCGCTCTATTTTTATGTCGCTCTCACACCTGAAGATTCATCGTTAAGTCGTCATTTAGACATCTGGCGTTTGCACAGAGAATGGTGCACCTATGCTGCAATCACCTTAGTACGGAGGTGGTTCCATGCGATATCCGGCAACTGGATGGGTGCTCGTGAGTATGTGCCTGCTCTCCGGTCTGCCTGTGTGGGCTCAGGATACGCCCACGGCAGATCAGATCGTCTCTCGACTCATGGAGAAAAACAAGCAACGGCAGAAGGATCTGGAGAGTTACACCTCAGAGCGAACGTACCGTGTGGAATACCACGGCACCGGGGGAGAACATCACGGTGAAATCACGGTGCATGCCGAATACGGCCAACAAGGCGAAAAGCACCTGACAGTCGTCTCTCAATCCGGCTCGAAGATGATCTGCGATCGCGTCCTACGCAAGATGGTCGAAACCGAGCAAGAGGCCTCCGAAAAGTCCAACCGCGTGCAGATGATGTTGTCCCCGCAGAACTATCAATTCGAGCTGCTCGGACAAGAATCGCTCGATGGCATCGAGACCTGGGTCCTTCATGTCTCCCCGAAGATGGACAACAAGCTGACCTACCGAGGCCGTATCTGGGTCAGCGAAGACGACTTCGCCGTCGTTCGTGTCCAAGGCGAGCCAGCAAAAAATCCTTCATGGTGGATCAACCGCGCAAGCTTCGACTGGAGATACGGAAAACACGGAAGGTTCTGGCTGCCGGATCGCAGCATTGGGCTCAGCCATGTAAGAATCGGCGGCGAAGCAAAACTAACCATCGAATACGGCGCCTATCATATCCTCACCACCCAGGATGCTCAGGCACTCGAGACAAACGGAGTGCAAACATCGGCGCAGTTCATAGAACCTCATTCCGCCAGATAACGGAAGATATTCTTTCCTTTGGCATTTCCCTTACGCCTCGAGCTAGACTGCTAACAAAGGAACTCGCATCATGGCTACGAAGCGTAAGAGCAAAGGGGCGTATATGATCTCGGCGGTCGCCGAGATGTATCAGATCCATCCGCAAACCTTGCGCCTCTACGAGCGCGAAGGCCTTCTCCTCCCCTCGCGCAGTGAAGGCAATACCCGCCTTTATACCGACGAAGATCTCGAACGCCTGGAGTTCATCCTCAACCTCGCGCGAGATCTCGGAGTCAACATTGCGGGCATCGCCGTCATTCTGCAGATGCGCGAACGTATGGAAGAGATGAACCGGCAAATGCAGGGCTTTGTCGATTACGTCAGGACAGAGATGCTCTCCCGCATGCAGCAGCAACAGAACCCAACCGCCGGACTCGTTCCCATGCGTCGCCCCGTCGTCGTCCCCTCTCCCTCTTCTGGAAAGAAAAAGTAGCTGTCGACAAGATTCACTGAAGCGAGCGATCAGTAAACGCTACTCAAAAAAGAAATTCAATAGCTTTTTAAGAGAAAGTCTCTTGCATTTGCCAGCACAGATTCCCTCAACGCAGGTTCCGGCAGCATCCGAGCAATTGCAACCGCTCCGATCATTGTTGAAAAGATCGCAAAGAAAGCCCGCTCTTTGTCCACGGTTCTCCGACCCGGCATATACGATTGCATTCGATCTTTATAGTGCACGAGCTCCGCAAAGATTTCCCCCTTCATTCCCTTCTCCGCACGCGCCAACTCCGGAGCAAGTGCCGTCAAAGGACATCCCTGCTCAGGATGATCGCAGCGGTCTGGACTGAGGTAGGTCTTTACGATTGCCTTCCACGCCAACTCAGGACGCGATCGTTCCGCGGCATGAACCAGAGTGTCGGCCATCTCCTGAAAAGACTCGCGGAGCGATTCCATCAACAGGTCATCTTTGCTTCCAAAGTGCTTGTAAAACCCCCCGTGGGTCAGCCCCGTATCCCGCATCACCGATGCGACTGCCGTGCCATTGAGCCCTTCCATGCGAACTCGTCGCGAGGCGTCCTTCACGATCTTCTGATGGGTCTCTGCTTTGTGTTCCGGTCGATAACGCATGGTTTTACTATAGGATGCTCCGGATCATCCCACGCTTCAAAATGACTCAGCATCGTCTTAAAGAAAAATCGAATCCATAGGATTATTTTAATAATCCTATGGAGCACGAGGTGAATATGTCACCAGAAACTCTCTTCCGCATTCAACTTATCCTGGGCTACGTCGCATGTTTGCTTTGCTTCAGAACGTACATCCTGCCCAAACTCAAATCGATGGAGCGGTTCGAAGCGCAGCGCATCATCGCTACAGTGCACAGTTTCCGCTTCTTCGGGCTAGTCTTTATCCTTCCGGGAGTCACAGGTCCTCACCTGCCCACCAGCTTTGCAACGTTTGCCGCTTACGGTGATTTTGCAACTGGAGTGCTGGCTCTTCTTGCGCTTCTTACCGCAAGAAGTCGCCCTCTCTTTTGGTCTTTCGTCGTTGCCTTCAACCTTGTAGGTGTAGCCGATCTCCTGGCCGACTACTACCACGCCACACAGACCAATCTCCCCGCACTGGCAGGACAATTGGGCGCCACATACGGAATCCCAATCCTCTACGTTCCGATGCTGATGATTACGCACATCGTCGCATTCTATTGGCTGCTGCGTCCTCGGCCTGCAAAACTCACTTCTTTACAGGCAGCGTAGATCGCCACCAAATTTATTCGGCTCTTAGCGCGTCCACAGGATTCACAGTGGTCACACGAGAAGCCGGCAGAAAGCTTGCAAAAGCAGCCGCCAGAACAAGAATGACCGGCACGACGACAAAGCTTAGCGGGTCGAGAGGACTGACACCAAACAGCAGTGTTCTTATCAGTTGTGCAACCGCGACTGCCGCTCCAAGGCCCACAAAAACACCGACCCCGGTTAGGACTAAAGCCGAACGAACAAACATCCAGCGAAGTTCGCGCTTTTGAGCGCCAAGTGCGAGACGAATACCGATCTCGCGCGTGCGCTGTGATACCGCATAAGAGATCACTCCGTAAATACCAATAATGCCGAGCGCCAGCGCCATGGCAGCGGCGATCCCAAGCATGACGAGCGTGAAGGAGGTGCGCGCGAGGGACTTGCTGTAGATCTCCTGCATCGTCTGCACCGAGGCCAACGGAAGGTTTGCGTTGACGGACGATACCGCTTGCTGCATTTCGCTAAGGAGACTGGCAGTTCCGGCGCGATCGCTGCGAACCGCAAAGGTAATGAAGCGTGAAGCCGTAATCGGCGCCTTCGGCTCGTACGGACTCCTCAGCATCGTGGGCCAGTAGATCGTTGCAGGGGCCTCTTCATCCACTCCGCGAACATGCACATCTTCAACAACCCCGATAACGTCTTGCCACGGCGTATCGGAAGACTGACGGACCTGCTTACCGATGGCAGCAGAGGCCGAACCCCACGTCTCCCGGGCAAAATTTTCTGAAACGATGACCGCATGATTCAGGTTGTAGATGTCGGTCCAGGTGAAGTCGCGTCCAGCAACGAAGCGTGTCCCCATGGCATTGAAGTAGCTGGGAGATACATAGTTGAAGAACCGCAACGGAGGATTATTTCCTTCGTAGTTCTTTCCTTGAACGAAAAGGTTGTCCCAATTAGGCTCGTTGCCATCCATCGGGACAGCGCGAGCGAACCCAGCAGACGTAACTCCTGGAATCGCAGAAAACTTATCAATGATGTTGTTCTCGATGCGTGTGACCGTCTGTTCATCGGTGATGAGTTGGTCGGGAATCCATGTGCTTACTGTCTGGATGTGCGGAGCATCGGCGAAACCGGGATCGACGTTGTGCAGCGCGGCGAAAGTGCGGACCATGAGGAGAGCGCAGACAAGGAGCACAAGCGCCATCGCCACCTGGATAACGACCAGGATGTTACGTGCTCGATGGCGTTCGCGGCTCTGGCTGGCCGTGCGCCCAGAGCCGGACAGGCGCGCCGATCCTCGAAGAAAGACGTACTTCCACACAGGAAGTGAACCAAACAATAGTCCGGACAGGAGAGAAATGACAAAGGTGAACGCGATAGAACGGGCGTCGAGAGAGACCTCGCTGAGGCGCGGGAGATTTGCAGGGCCGATGGAGACAAGAAGACGCAGGCCGGCAGCAGCGACACCAACGCCAAGCGCCCCGCCGATCAAACCAAGCACAACGCTTTCCACCAGCAGCTCGCGCGCGATGCGGGCGCGACCGGCGCCGAGTGCGGCGCGAATGGAGAGTTCCTGATGGCGAGACTCGGCACGTACAAGCAGCAGATTAGCGACGTTCATGCATACGATCAGCAGAACGATGCCGATTGTCGCCATAACAACCCAAAGCACATTCCCTATATCGCCGATCACTTGGCTCTTCAGAAGGCGGAAGTTAGGCGCGATCTTCCAGTGCTCGTACCAGTGGGGATCGGTACCCGGGCCATTGGACCATGAATCCATCCACAGGGGAATGAGGCGTGCGATGTCTGCGTTGGCCTGGGCGATGGAGACTCCGGGTTTGAGGCGGCCGATACCGTTGCAGCAGAAGGGAGCGAGTTTGAGCTTGCTGCGGTCAATCGCCATCGGGATGAGGAGATCGAAGTCGTTATCGACCATACGAAAGCCGCGCGGCATAACTCCGACGATGGTTCGGGTTTGCGCGTCGACCTGAATGGCACGACCGATGACGGAGCGGTCTCCTCCGAAGCGCCGTTGCCAGTAGCCGTAACTCAGCATCGCCGTTTTGGAGCCGTGTGGGTCTTGGTCTGCGGGTGTAAACCAGCGGCCCAGCAGAGGCGGAACCTCAAGCGTCTGGAGCACGCCGTCGCTAACCTGATCAGCCTGCACCCACTCCGGTTGTTCAATGCCGGTCACATTGGCGGTACTGGGAGACCATAAACCAATCGATTGAAAGGAACGGTTGTGTTCAGCGAAGGTCAGGTACATCGACGGGGAAACCGCCAGCCCGTTGGAGATGCTGGCGAGGCCTCCTGCGCCCGGTGCGTCGAGCCGTAGCCCGAGGAGTTGGTTGGAGCCGGGATAGGGCAGCGGCTTCAGAAGCACGCTGTTGATGACACTGAAGACCGCCGTGTTCGCACCGATGCCGATGGCAAGTGTGAGAAGGACGATCACAGCAAAACCCGGAGCTCTTCGCAACCGACGCAAGGTGAGCTTGAGATCGGCAAAGATCGATTCGAGCGTGGACCATTGCCAGACAACACGGCTCTTCTCTTCGAGAAGCGTGAGATTTCCGAAAGCTCGAAGGGCTGCTTGTCGCGCCTCGGACCGGGAGAGACCTTCGATCCGCATAAGTTGCTCGGTCTTCTCCTCGATGTGCTCGCGCAACTCTTCGGACAATTCGTCGTAGAGTCGCTGACGACGGAACATTCGATCGAACCAGCTCATCGCAGTCCTCCTAGGAATTTGCGTTGCGCTTCTGGGGGCCAAGAACCATCTGGATACCTTCCAGCATGCGATCGAAGCTGGAGATCTCGCGCTCCAGGTGGAGCAAACCGTTTTTGGTGATCTGGTAGACGCGTACACGACGATTGGTCGCAGGCGATACCGTCCACTCCGCCTTTACAAGCTTTGCTTTGAGCAACCGCTGCAGAGCCGGATAGAGCGAGCCCTCTTCAACCTGAAGCAGATTGTTCGAACGCTGCTGAATGTGTTGGACCAGAGCATATCCATGCGCTGGCTGGCGACGGAGAGATTCGAGAATCATCATCTCCAACGCACCGGGAAACAGATCGCGAGATGTAGTTTGGCTGTTTTCCATAAGGCATTACCGAAACATGCCTAGACTAAAATAGTAATAAAATAAAGTCAATGAAATACTGAATGCGGGGAAGCTGCGCTAGCCGGCACGGCGATTGCGTAGAGGCTCTCTCGCATAAGGTCTGGCAAAAAGCCATGACTTCCCACAAGCCGACTCACAGGACCGACAACGCTACCCTATGCTGGTTTAGCCGTACCCCTTTGCTTATTTGCGATGGTGGAAGTACTCACAATCTAGAGCGTCTGGCTTCTCCGCGACCAGGCGCGGCACACGGCCGCGAGCTCCTGGTGCGTAAAGGAAGATTGGGCCGTTAAACGTGACGACCAGACTGCCTGAGGGATTGGTGATGCAAGTGTAGATTCGTGCAAATCGCCAATCTAGAAGGTCAGCGTTCGATGAACGAGAATTAACAGCCCCCTAGGCCAAAGCCTTCGTCTTCGCGGTAATGCACGCAGATCATTCCAGCGCTTATGGCGACACATAGCATGACACATATCGGGGGGCGGCCCCGAGCAGGCGCGATGCCACCGCCTTGCCTTGTAGCAGCTTGACCGCCGGAAACGGTTAACTTTGCTCCTACTGGTAATTTGACTCCATGCTTCTGAAAGACAGAATGAGCGTTCTCTTCAGTGACATGCTGCTGCTCAGCAGAAATTAAAAGTTCTTCCAGAGCCGCTTTTGCATTAGGACCTTCTAGAACGGTGAGTAACTCGCTGGTTTTTTGTTGCAGTTCTTTCAACTGCTGCTCATGCTTTGCGGGAATCGGCATAATTCACCTCGAAAGCTAAAATCGCAGGACCGCGTTCGTTAGCGTGGTGAATAGACAGGCTGCACGCTGATCAAGCATGCTCAGGCTACAAATGATCTTGGCGTGGAGAAATACGTAAATATACGTAGCCGACT
This portion of the Edaphobacter sp. 4G125 genome encodes:
- a CDS encoding DnaJ C-terminal domain-containing protein, with translation MATKTKDYYGILGVKKTATADEIRKAFRKLARKYHPDVNPGDKKAEEKFKEISEANDILSDDKKRKIYDQFGFYSDSIDPAAAEAAARGGYSGPGGFGGGAHTGRGGAQEVPFDFGGFDFSDFAASGGARQESGKSGGGFRDIFSQMFSGGRNAAPRGPQPGTDLEYQVDVDFWTAIRGGIARLEIQRQEICPTCKGRSTTGGSMECPECHGSGQVTQMGGRMKFNIQCPRCGGSGKVQNTCPTCDGEGVVIRNEPLEFRIKPGTRDGQRIRLAGKGNAGLNGGPAGDLYLIIKTGTNPVFTRTGDDIYVTVPVTISEAALGAKIDVPTIDTHEGGGRTQLKIPPGTQTGQKLRLREKGVPSAVHEGKRGDQIVEVKILVPKIQDERSKEILREFAKLNPEDPREGLFTGI
- a CDS encoding LolA-like protein, with amino-acid sequence MRYPATGWVLVSMCLLSGLPVWAQDTPTADQIVSRLMEKNKQRQKDLESYTSERTYRVEYHGTGGEHHGEITVHAEYGQQGEKHLTVVSQSGSKMICDRVLRKMVETEQEASEKSNRVQMMLSPQNYQFELLGQESLDGIETWVLHVSPKMDNKLTYRGRIWVSEDDFAVVRVQGEPAKNPSWWINRASFDWRYGKHGRFWLPDRSIGLSHVRIGGEAKLTIEYGAYHILTTQDAQALETNGVQTSAQFIEPHSAR
- a CDS encoding MerR family transcriptional regulator, with protein sequence MATKRKSKGAYMISAVAEMYQIHPQTLRLYEREGLLLPSRSEGNTRLYTDEDLERLEFILNLARDLGVNIAGIAVILQMRERMEEMNRQMQGFVDYVRTEMLSRMQQQQNPTAGLVPMRRPVVVPSPSSGKKK
- a CDS encoding TetR/AcrR family transcriptional regulator, encoding MRYRPEHKAETHQKIVKDASRRVRMEGLNGTAVASVMRDTGLTHGGFYKHFGSKDDLLMESLRESFQEMADTLVHAAERSRPELAWKAIVKTYLSPDRCDHPEQGCPLTALAPELARAEKGMKGEIFAELVHYKDRMQSYMPGRRTVDKERAFFAIFSTMIGAVAIARMLPEPALRESVLANARDFLLKSY
- a CDS encoding ABC transporter permease — protein: MSWFDRMFRRQRLYDELSEELREHIEEKTEQLMRIEGLSRSEARQAALRAFGNLTLLEEKSRVVWQWSTLESIFADLKLTLRRLRRAPGFAVIVLLTLAIGIGANTAVFSVINSVLLKPLPYPGSNQLLGLRLDAPGAGGLASISNGLAVSPSMYLTFAEHNRSFQSIGLWSPSTANVTGIEQPEWVQADQVSDGVLQTLEVPPLLGRWFTPADQDPHGSKTAMLSYGYWQRRFGGDRSVIGRAIQVDAQTRTIVGVMPRGFRMVDNDFDLLIPMAIDRSKLKLAPFCCNGIGRLKPGVSIAQANADIARLIPLWMDSWSNGPGTDPHWYEHWKIAPNFRLLKSQVIGDIGNVLWVVMATIGIVLLIVCMNVANLLLVRAESRHQELSIRAALGAGRARIARELLVESVVLGLIGGALGVGVAAAGLRLLVSIGPANLPRLSEVSLDARSIAFTFVISLLSGLLFGSLPVWKYVFLRGSARLSGSGRTASQSRERHRARNILVVIQVAMALVLLVCALLMVRTFAALHNVDPGFADAPHIQTVSTWIPDQLITDEQTVTRIENNIIDKFSAIPGVTSAGFARAVPMDGNEPNWDNLFVQGKNYEGNNPPLRFFNYVSPSYFNAMGTRFVAGRDFTWTDIYNLNHAVIVSENFARETWGSASAAIGKQVRQSSDTPWQDVIGVVEDVHVRGVDEEAPATIYWPTMLRSPYEPKAPITASRFITFAVRSDRAGTASLLSEMQQAVSSVNANLPLASVQTMQEIYSKSLARTSFTLVMLGIAAAMALALGIIGIYGVISYAVSQRTREIGIRLALGAQKRELRWMFVRSALVLTGVGVFVGLGAAVAVAQLIRTLLFGVSPLDPLSFVVVPVILVLAAAFASFLPASRVTTVNPVDALRAE
- a CDS encoding PadR family transcriptional regulator; amino-acid sequence: MENSQTTSRDLFPGALEMMILESLRRQPAHGYALVQHIQQRSNNLLQVEEGSLYPALQRLLKAKLVKAEWTVSPATNRRVRVYQITKNGLLHLEREISSFDRMLEGIQMVLGPQKRNANS